From Gottschalkiaceae bacterium SANA:
TCGGGATTGCACGCGCTTTGGCCTTGAAACCGAAATTGATTGTTTGTGACGAGCCGGTATCGGCTTTAGATGTATCCATTCAGGCCCAGGTATTGAATCTCCTGGATGATCTGCAGGAAGAGTTTGGCTTGACCTATTTGTTTATTGCTCACGGATTGAATGTTATTCGACATATTTCCGATCGGGTGGGGGTTATGTATTTGGGGAATATGATGGAGTTGGCACCAGCTAAACCCATGTATGCCAATCCCTTACATCCTTATACCCAGGCACTTTTGTCAGCCGTTCCGATTCCAGATCCAAAGGCTGTGAAAAATCGGATTTTATTGGAGGGAGATGTGCCCAGTCCGATCAATCCACCATCGGGTTGTCGATTCCACACCCGTTGCCGCTATGCAACGGAGCGATGCAAGTTAGAAGTACCTGTATTGCAGGAAGTGGAGCCGGAGCATTTTGTGGCCTGCCATTTGATGGACCAACGATAAAACAAGAGAACGCGAGGACTTTTTTCTCGCGTTTTTTTGTACAAAAAATAGGTTTAGGAACTTATCAGAAGTGCAATTAAGATGTACAATGTAAGGGAAAGAAATGAAGAAAGAGGGAAAGCTATGAGCAAGAAGAAAAAAACCAATGCGATCCGGCTATTGGAGCGTCAAAAAATTGCCTATGAAATACGCGAGTTCAGCATTGATGATGGTTTGATGGATGGGCTGAGCGTTGCTCAAAAGACGGGTCAGATGCCAAATCAGGTATTTAAGACGCTTGTTACACAAGGCGAAAATGGAAATATTTGTGTCTTTTGTCTTCCGGTTTCATCTTCTTTGGATCTGAAAAAAGCGGCCAAAGCTGCGGGCTCAAAGCGGATACGAATGATCCCTATGCAAGACTTGCTGGCACGAACGGGATATGTGCATGGTGGATGTTCGCCTGTTGGCATGAAAAAAAGCTATCCTACATGGATTGATCAATCAGCCATGGGGTATGATAAAATTTGTATGAGTGGTGGAGCTAGAGGGATTCAGGTCTGTTTATCACCGAAACAATTGCAAAAAATGATTGATTCGCAATGGGCTGATTTAAGGGAGGCGTAACGGGGTCCCTGCAAAAATGATTTCTGCGATGAAAGAGTCCAATGGGTAAGGAGGAAATGAGCATGTTGGTTTCAGGTATAGATGTAATGAAACACGCCCATAGAAACGGATATGCAGTGGGTGCTTTTAATGTGAACAATATGGAAGCGATTCAAGCGATTATCGAAGCAGCGGAAGAGTTACAATCACCAGTGATTATTCAAGCCTCGCAAGGCGGTTTGAAATATGCAGGGGTAAAGTATATGGCCGCAATGGTGAAAGTAGCGGCGGAAGTTGCTAGTGTGCCTGTGGTCCTCCACTTGGATCATGGTACAGAATTCTCTAGCCAAGTGCAATGCTTGCAAGCGGGCTGGACATCATTGATGATTGATGCATCTCATTATGACTTGCAAGAAAACATTGCAAAGACGAAAGAAATTGTGGAAATGGCTCACCAAGTAGGTGTTGGCGTGGAAGCAGAGCTTGGGAAGATTGGCGGCGTGGAAGATGACATTGCGGTTGACGCAAAAGACGCGGTATATACAGAGGTGGATGAGGCATATGATTTTGTATGTGCGACAGGAGTTGACTATTTGGCGATTGCGGTAGGTACCGCCCATGGTCCCTACAAGGGAGACCCCAAGATTGACTTCACGCGGATTGCGGAAATTAAAGCGAAAGTCAATATGCCTTTGGTACTGCATGGTTCTTCGGGCCTGCCGAAAGAATCTATTGAAAAGGCAATTGCCGCCGGTATTAATAAGATCAATATCGATACAGATCTTCGCCAGGCTTATCACCGTGCCGTGAAGAAGTTCGTTACGGAAAACCCAGATATTTATGATCCTCGTAAAATCAACGCACCTGGAAAAGAGGCGATGAAAGAAGTTGCCAAAGATAAAATGCGCATGTTTAATTCAGTGAACCAGGCGTGGAGATAGTGACCAGACAAACCCATGGGGACACCTATGGGTTTTTTTATGGTCACCCCATGCTTCCGCGCCCTTTTAGGTCGCTATCGCAATCGGTGTCCTAATTGGTCTGCCCATGCTTTCGCGCCCTTTTAGGTCGCTATCGCCACCCTTGACCTCATTGTTCACCCCATGCTTCCGCGCCCTTTTAGGTCGCTATCGCCACCCTTGACCTCATTGTTCACCCCATGCTTCCGCGCCCTTACAGGCCGCTATCGCTCTCGTCGGTTTTCAACCGACTCGTAAGAAAACGTTTTTTTAATTCAAGGGGTTTTCATATGTATTATTCGTGTTTATCGAAGATTTTTGTAAACATGATAGCTTGAAAGAGAACAAAATGGTCTGAGAACGTATGAATATCAACATGAAGGTTTTTTCATTCGGAAAAAGTTGCCCTAAAGGGATACTAAAATAGTCTGAAAAGTGTTATTATGATAGATGGCAGAGTTCTTGTAAGCTGCGGATCAAATAGAGCATTGTTGCATGAAATAGGACTGTTTTATGAATAAGAAATCGATGATATGTGAGGTGTAGGATGGCGAATGTAGGAACAGATATTGAGATTGCAAGAAGCGCAAAGATGAAAACCATCGATAAAATTGCAGAGGAAGCTGGAATTTTATCATCGGAATTAGAGCCCTATGGAAGATATATGGCGAAGATTTCCCTAGACGCCATGAAACGCTTGAAGGATCAACCTGATGGCAAACTGATTTTGGTGACAGCCATCAATCCGACCCCGGCAGGGGAAGGCAAGACAACCACGAATATCGGCTTGAGTATGGCCATGAATCAATTGGGCAAGAAGACCTTCACAACCTTGAGAGAGCCTTCTTTAGGCCCAGTATTTGGTATCAAGGGTGGTGCCGCCGGTGGCGGATACTCACAAGTGTTGCCTATGGAACAAATCAATCTCCATTTTACCGGAGATATTCATGCTATTACGTCTGCGCACAATTTATTGACGGCGCTTTTGGACAATCATATTCATCGTGGAAATGAATTGAATATCGATCCAAGGCGTGTAGTCTGGAAGCGCGTTATGGATTTAAATGATCGTGCTCTTAGACATGTCAATGTTGGATTGGGTGGTCCATTGAATGGCGTGCCGCGAGAATCTGGATTTGATATTACAGTTGCCTCCGAGATTATGGCCATCCTTTGTTTATCTAATGATATTGAAGATTTGAAGCGACGATTGGATCGAATTATTGTGGCTTACACCTATGATGTTCAGCCGATTCGATGTAAAGACCTAGGGGCGACGGACTCTTTGGCTATTCTTCTACGAGAAGCCTTGAATCCCAATCTGGTACAAACGATTGAAGGAACACCGGCTATTATTCATGGGGGACCCTTCGCAAATATCGCACATGGATGTAATAGTGTATTGGCAACAAAGATGGCTTTGAAACTTGGAGATTATGTAGTGACTGAAGCTGGATTTGGTGCAGATTTGGGTGCCGAAAAGTTTTTTAATATTAAGTGCCGCAAGGCGAATTTGACACCGGATGCTGCTGTGATCGTGGCGACTGCTCGTGCGTTGAAATTTCACGGTGGGGTGGAGAAGACACGATTGACAGAGGAAAATCTGGTAGCCGTGAAGAAGGGATTTGCCAATCTTGAGAAGCACGTGGAAAATGTGCGAAAATTTGGAATTCCTTGCGTGGTGGCCATTAATGTATTTGCAAGTGACACCCGAGAAGAGTTGGATTTGATTCATCGCTTGTGTCATGAAATTGGGATCGAAGTTGTTCTGGCGGAGGTTTGGGGAAAAGGCGGAGCCGGCGGATTGGCTTTGGCAGAAAAAGTGATTGAATTGGTGGAAAGCAACCATAATAATTTTCACTATCTTTATGATTCAAATCGCTCGATTCGAGAGAAGATCATTACCATTGCCAAGGAGATCTATGGAGCGGATGGGGTGAAATTTTCTAAGGAATGCGAGAAGCATATTGCAGAGCTCGAGGAATTGGGTTTGGATCGCTATCCAATCTGCATGGCGAAAACACCGATGTCCTTATCAGACGATCCGCGTTTAAAGGGACGTCCAGAAGGGTTTAAAATTAATGTACAACAAATTCGCGCCAAAGCTGGCGCTGGATTTTTGATCGTATATACAGGAAATGTTATGACCATGCCGGGATTGCCGAAAGTGCCATCTGCGGTGAAGATGACCATCGATAAAAATGGAACGATTCAAGGGTTATTTTAAAACAAAACATAAATAAGGGGGATGACATGATTCGAAACGAAGCGATTGATCAAGCGATGCATGTAAAACTCGAAGATGTATGCAAGGAGTTGCCCAAGCCGCCCGTTTTTGAAGCAAACAAACGACGCGCACCAAAACGAGCATTTACCTTGACTCAAGAGGAAACGGTATTGGCTCTGCAAAATGCCCTTCGGTATCTGCCGGAGAAATGGCACCAAACGATGGCACCAGAATTCTTGGAAGAACTCCGCACCCATGGCCGAATTTATGGGTATCGATTTCGACCCGAAGGCGCCATTAAAGGAAAAGGAATTGATCAGTATAAGGGGAAAACGGCAGCAGGAAAAGCGATTCAGGTGATGATCGACAACAACCTGGACTTTGATATCGCCCTCTATCCCTATGAGTTGGTGACCTATGGCGAGACGGGCCAGGTCTGTCAGAACTGGATGCAATATCAATTGATACGCAGATATTTAGAAGAGCTTCAGGAAGATCAAACCCTGGTGGTTGCTTCTGGCCACCCCGTTGGATTGTTTCACTCCGACCGCCATGCACCACGGGTGATTTTGACCAATGCTTTAATGATTGGCATGTATGACAATCAAGAAAATTGGAATCGCGCCATGCAATTGGGTGTAGCCAATTATGGCCAGATGACAGCTGGAGGCTGGATGTATATTGGACCTCAGGGGATTGTACATGGCACCTACTCGACGCTACTGAATGCGGCACGCCAACGCGCGGATCGAGCTGCCGATGCCGATTGCACGGGACTACTCTTTGTATCCAGTGGACTCGGCGGAATGTCAGGTGCGCAGGCGAAATCGGTTGAAATTGCCAACGGGGTTGGCATCGTTGCAGAGGTAGACGCATCCAGAATCAAAACCCGCCATGACCAGGGCTGGGTATCCGAGGTTGCAAACACACCAAAAGACGCGTTTTCCCGTGCTGAGCAAGCCAAAGAAAAGGGCCAAGCTCTTTCAATTGCTTTTCATGGAAATATTGTCGATCTATTGGAATATGCGGCAGAACATGAGGTGACTATTGATCTATTGTCGGATCAAACCAGCTGTCATGCGGTGTATGACGGGGGATATTGTCCGGCTGATGTTACTTTTGAAGAACGAACTCGCCTCCTTTCCGAGGAGAAAAATCGTTTCGAAGCGATGGTGGACCAAACCCTAAAACGACATTTTAAAGCGATTCAAGCCCTAGCGAAACAGGGCACCTACTTTTTCGATTATGGAAACAGCTTTTTGAAAGCCGTGTTTGACGCGGGCGTGCCGGAAGTTTGCAAGAATGGCAAGGATCCCATTGATGGATTTGTTTTCCCATCCTATGTGGAAGATTTGATGGGTCCTTTGTTCTTTGATTATGGCTATGGACCGTTTCGTTGGGTGTGCTTGTCAGGGGATCCGACTGATCTTGACAAAACTGATCAAGCGGCTATGGACTGTATCGATCCAAATCGAAGATTTCAAGATCGAGACAACTACAATTGGATTCGGGATGCCAAGAAGAATGCTTTGGTGGTGGGAACCCAGGCGAGGATTCTTTATCAGGATGCTATGGGCCGTATGAAAATTGCTCTTCGATTTAATGAGATGGTGAGAGAAGGTGTGATTGGACCGGTTATGCTGGGTAGAGATCACCACGATACTGGAGGCACAGATTCTCCTTTCCGCGAAACATCCAATATCAAAGATGGCAGCAATATTATGGCAGAAATGGCTACCCATTGCTTTGCGGGTAATGCAGCACGAGGAATGACCATGATCGCCTTGCACAACGGCGGTGGTGTTGGCATTGGCAAGGTTATCAATGGTGGATTTGGTTTGCTTTTAGATGGAAGTGAACGGGTTGATGAAGTGATTAAATCGGCGATTCCATGGGATGCTATGGGCGGTGTGGCGAGACGGGGATGGGCGAGAAATCCTCATGCGATTGAAACCGCCATGGCATACAATGAAGAGTATGCGGGACGAGATCATATCACGCTTCCATTTTTAGCGGATGTCGATGCATTGACTAAGCTTGTCAAAGGGAAATAGGAGGAAGATCATGGATAAAAAATCCTTGTATCAAAGTGTTCCAAATTTTAGCGAAGGTCGAGATTTAAAAAAAGTTGAAGCAATCGTTGACTGCTTTCGAGGAAATCCAGGGGTAAAGCTTTTGGATTATAGTTCAGATGCCGATCACAACCGATCGGTTGTAACCGTCGTTGGAGAACCGGGACCCCTGAAGGAGGCGCTGTTCAATGCGGTACAAATAGCGACTGAACTGATAGACCTTTCAACCCATCAGGGACAACATCCCCGTATGGGCGCAACCGATGTGATCCCCTTTATACCCATACAAAATGCAAGCATGGAGGAAGCACGGGGCTTGGCGAATGATTTAGCGAAGCGATTGGGAGAAGAGCTGAAGATTCCAGTGATTCTTTATGAAGAGTCAGCAACGGCACCCCATCGCACCAACCTGGCCAAGGTACGAAAAGGCGAGTTCGAAGCCATGAAGGAAAAACTGCTTGAGGAAGAGTGGAGACCGGATTTTGGCCCGAATGCACCACATTCTACTGCGGGGGTTACCGCTGTTGGGGCACGAATGCCTTTGGTTGCTTTTAATGTGAATTTGAACACCAACGATTTGTCCATTGCTTCGGCGATTGGCAAGAAGGTACGTCATTCTTCCGGTGGTTTGCGATTTGTAAAAGCCATGGGTGTTGCTCTAGAAGATCGTGGGATTGTACAGGTTTCCATGAATATGACCAATTATACCAAAACGGCACTTTACCAAGCCGTTGAGATGGTTCGATTTGAAGCGGCGCGCTACGGGGTTGCCGTGATAGGAACAGAATTAATCGGATTGGCGCCGATGGCGGCCTTGATCGATTCTGCCGTTTATTATATGGGTCTCGAGGACTTCTCATATGAGCAGGTGCTTGAAACCCATTTGATGGAGTAGGTGAGAATGATGTTGTGGATTCAAAATCCATCGGAAGTGGTTACCTGTCATGCGATGCAGGCGAAAAAAGGCAAGGACATGCAAGATATTGGACGTATGACCGGGGTTGAAATCTTGATTCAAGACGATAAAATTCTAGCAATCGCGCCGCGAGTAGATCTTGAAGCGGCCTATGATCTTGCTCAGGCAGAGGTATTAGATGCCAAGGGCCATTCGGTTCTTCCGGGCTTTATTGATTCCCATACTCATTTGGTTTGGGGTGGGGAACGCGCAGAGGAATTTTCTTGGCGCCTTT
This genomic window contains:
- the ftcD gene encoding glutamate formimidoyltransferase, whose translation is MDKKSLYQSVPNFSEGRDLKKVEAIVDCFRGNPGVKLLDYSSDADHNRSVVTVVGEPGPLKEALFNAVQIATELIDLSTHQGQHPRMGATDVIPFIPIQNASMEEARGLANDLAKRLGEELKIPVILYEESATAPHRTNLAKVRKGEFEAMKEKLLEEEWRPDFGPNAPHSTAGVTAVGARMPLVAFNVNLNTNDLSIASAIGKKVRHSSGGLRFVKAMGVALEDRGIVQVSMNMTNYTKTALYQAVEMVRFEAARYGVAVIGTELIGLAPMAALIDSAVYYMGLEDFSYEQVLETHLME
- a CDS encoding urocanate hydratase, with the translated sequence MIRNEAIDQAMHVKLEDVCKELPKPPVFEANKRRAPKRAFTLTQEETVLALQNALRYLPEKWHQTMAPEFLEELRTHGRIYGYRFRPEGAIKGKGIDQYKGKTAAGKAIQVMIDNNLDFDIALYPYELVTYGETGQVCQNWMQYQLIRRYLEELQEDQTLVVASGHPVGLFHSDRHAPRVILTNALMIGMYDNQENWNRAMQLGVANYGQMTAGGWMYIGPQGIVHGTYSTLLNAARQRADRAADADCTGLLFVSSGLGGMSGAQAKSVEIANGVGIVAEVDASRIKTRHDQGWVSEVANTPKDAFSRAEQAKEKGQALSIAFHGNIVDLLEYAAEHEVTIDLLSDQTSCHAVYDGGYCPADVTFEERTRLLSEEKNRFEAMVDQTLKRHFKAIQALAKQGTYFFDYGNSFLKAVFDAGVPEVCKNGKDPIDGFVFPSYVEDLMGPLFFDYGYGPFRWVCLSGDPTDLDKTDQAAMDCIDPNRRFQDRDNYNWIRDAKKNALVVGTQARILYQDAMGRMKIALRFNEMVREGVIGPVMLGRDHHDTGGTDSPFRETSNIKDGSNIMAEMATHCFAGNAARGMTMIALHNGGGVGIGKVINGGFGLLLDGSERVDEVIKSAIPWDAMGGVARRGWARNPHAIETAMAYNEEYAGRDHITLPFLADVDALTKLVKGK
- the ybaK gene encoding Cys-tRNA(Pro) deacylase, with translation MSKKKKTNAIRLLERQKIAYEIREFSIDDGLMDGLSVAQKTGQMPNQVFKTLVTQGENGNICVFCLPVSSSLDLKKAAKAAGSKRIRMIPMQDLLARTGYVHGGCSPVGMKKSYPTWIDQSAMGYDKICMSGGARGIQVCLSPKQLQKMIDSQWADLREA
- a CDS encoding formate--tetrahydrofolate ligase, whose translation is MANVGTDIEIARSAKMKTIDKIAEEAGILSSELEPYGRYMAKISLDAMKRLKDQPDGKLILVTAINPTPAGEGKTTTNIGLSMAMNQLGKKTFTTLREPSLGPVFGIKGGAAGGGYSQVLPMEQINLHFTGDIHAITSAHNLLTALLDNHIHRGNELNIDPRRVVWKRVMDLNDRALRHVNVGLGGPLNGVPRESGFDITVASEIMAILCLSNDIEDLKRRLDRIIVAYTYDVQPIRCKDLGATDSLAILLREALNPNLVQTIEGTPAIIHGGPFANIAHGCNSVLATKMALKLGDYVVTEAGFGADLGAEKFFNIKCRKANLTPDAAVIVATARALKFHGGVEKTRLTEENLVAVKKGFANLEKHVENVRKFGIPCVVAINVFASDTREELDLIHRLCHEIGIEVVLAEVWGKGGAGGLALAEKVIELVESNHNNFHYLYDSNRSIREKIITIAKEIYGADGVKFSKECEKHIAELEELGLDRYPICMAKTPMSLSDDPRLKGRPEGFKINVQQIRAKAGAGFLIVYTGNVMTMPGLPKVPSAVKMTIDKNGTIQGLF
- a CDS encoding dipeptide ABC transporter ATP-binding protein — protein: MKPLLEVKGLTKHFPVEQGFLSKGKKVVRAVDDLSFAIAPGETLGLVGESGCGKSTTGKLIVQLLEPTAGQLFFEGKNITNQSGRERRALARDIQIIFQDPYASLNPRMTVEQIVTEPMKLHLNLGKKELEQEVLRLMNTVGLPSFYRNRYPHEFSGGQRQRIGIARALALKPKLIVCDEPVSALDVSIQAQVLNLLDDLQEEFGLTYLFIAHGLNVIRHISDRVGVMYLGNMMELAPAKPMYANPLHPYTQALLSAVPIPDPKAVKNRILLEGDVPSPINPPSGCRFHTRCRYATERCKLEVPVLQEVEPEHFVACHLMDQR
- a CDS encoding class II fructose-1,6-bisphosphate aldolase; the encoded protein is MLVSGIDVMKHAHRNGYAVGAFNVNNMEAIQAIIEAAEELQSPVIIQASQGGLKYAGVKYMAAMVKVAAEVASVPVVLHLDHGTEFSSQVQCLQAGWTSLMIDASHYDLQENIAKTKEIVEMAHQVGVGVEAELGKIGGVEDDIAVDAKDAVYTEVDEAYDFVCATGVDYLAIAVGTAHGPYKGDPKIDFTRIAEIKAKVNMPLVLHGSSGLPKESIEKAIAAGINKINIDTDLRQAYHRAVKKFVTENPDIYDPRKINAPGKEAMKEVAKDKMRMFNSVNQAWR